GTCAAAGAGAATTAATCATAGGTGATAGACAAACAGGAAAAACAGCTATTGCAATAGATGCAATAATAAATCAAAAACATACAGGTGTAAAATGTATTTATGTTGCTATAGGTCAAAAAAGATCTACAGTTGCTCAAATATATAAAAAATTAGAAGATTTAGGAGCTATGGAATATACAACAATTGTTGCAGCAACAGCTTCTGAAGCAGCTTCATTACAATATATTTCACCATATGCAGGGGTAGCAATGGCAGAATATTTTATGGATAAGGGAGAAGATGTTTTAATAGTTTATGATGATTTAACAAAACATGCTGTAGCCTATAGAGAAATGTCTTTATTATTAAAAAGACCACCAGGAAGAGAAGCTTATCCAGGTGATGTATTTTATTTACATTCTAGATTACTAGAAAGAGCAGCGAAACTTTCTGATGAATTAGGTGGAGGATCAATAACAGCTTTGCCAATTATAGAGACTCAAGAAGGGGATGTAGCTGCATATATTCCAACAAATGTAATTTCAATAACTGATGGACAAATTTTTCTAGATACTCAATTATTTAATTCAGGATTTAGACCTGCAATAGATGCAGGAATTTCTGTTTCCAGAGTTGGTGGAGCAGCACAATTAAAAGCTATGAAACAAGTAGCCTCAAAAGTTAAATTGGAGTTAGCTCAATATACAGAATTACTTACTTTTTCTCAATTTGGATCAGATTTAGATAAGACAACAAAAGCACAATTAGAAAAAGGTCATAGAATAATGGCTATGTTAAAACAATCTCAAAACAAACCTTATGCTGTAGAGGAACAGGTTATTTCTTTTTATGCTGTAACTAACGGTTTTTATAAGGATATAGAGATAAAAAATGTTGCTGAATTTGAAAAAGAATTAATATCTTATTTAAAAGAAAATACTGATGTATTAACAAAAATAAAAGAAAAAGGTGTACTAGATGAAGCCTTAGAAAAAGAAATCTCAGATAATATAAATAAATTCAAAAAAAAATAAAGAGGTGACTAAATGGCTAATTCAAAAGGAATAAAAAATAGAATAAAAAGTGTACAGTCTACCCACCAAATTACAAAAGCTATGGAAGTTATTTCAACAACAAAATTTAAGAAATTTTCAGCAAAAGTTATTAAATCTCGTCCTTATGCAGAAGGAATAACAAATATATTGACAAATATTTCTTATGATGTTAAGTATGAAAAACATCCTCTTTTTGATGGAAGAAAAATATCCAATAAGATAGGTGTTATAATAATGACTTCAGACAGAGGACTTTGTGGAAGTTTCAATAGTAACGCTATTAGAAAATTTGAAGAATTAAAAAATAAAAATAAAGAAAAACAATTCTCTGTAATTGCAATAGGTAGAAAAAGTAGAGATTATTGTGTGAAAAGAAACTATGATGTAAAGGCTGAGTATATACAAATAATACCAGAAGAAATATTTGATAAGGCAAAAGAAATTAGTGAAAATATAATTGAGTATTATTTAGAAGAACTTTTTGATGAAGTTTATGTAATATATAATAAATTTGTTTCAGCTTTGAGAAGTGATTTATTAGTGAAAAAATTAATTCCAGTACAAAGAGTTGAAAGTGAAATAAAAACAGAATATATTTTTGAGCCTAATATAGAAGATGTATTAACAAATTTATTACCAAAATATTTAAATATAGAATTATATCAA
The window above is part of the Fusobacterium sp. IOR10 genome. Proteins encoded here:
- the atpG gene encoding ATP synthase F1 subunit gamma, with amino-acid sequence MANSKGIKNRIKSVQSTHQITKAMEVISTTKFKKFSAKVIKSRPYAEGITNILTNISYDVKYEKHPLFDGRKISNKIGVIIMTSDRGLCGSFNSNAIRKFEELKNKNKEKQFSVIAIGRKSRDYCVKRNYDVKAEYIQIIPEEIFDKAKEISENIIEYYLEELFDEVYVIYNKFVSALRSDLLVKKLIPVQRVESEIKTEYIFEPNIEDVLTNLLPKYLNIELYQAMLENTASEHSARKNAMKNANDNSEDMLKELNLQYNRERQAAITQEITEIVGGAAALK
- the atpA gene encoding F0F1 ATP synthase subunit alpha → MNIRPEEVSNIIKNEIENYKKILNIKTSGSVLEVGDGIARVYGLSDAKAGEILEFSDNVIGMVLNLEENNVGVIILGDFTKIKEGDEVKSTGRIVSIPAGEEFLGRVVNALGEPIDGKGSVKIEKYMELERKASGIISRQPVFQPLQTGIKSIDGMVPIGKGQRELIIGDRQTGKTAIAIDAIINQKHTGVKCIYVAIGQKRSTVAQIYKKLEDLGAMEYTTIVAATASEAASLQYISPYAGVAMAEYFMDKGEDVLIVYDDLTKHAVAYREMSLLLKRPPGREAYPGDVFYLHSRLLERAAKLSDELGGGSITALPIIETQEGDVAAYIPTNVISITDGQIFLDTQLFNSGFRPAIDAGISVSRVGGAAQLKAMKQVASKVKLELAQYTELLTFSQFGSDLDKTTKAQLEKGHRIMAMLKQSQNKPYAVEEQVISFYAVTNGFYKDIEIKNVAEFEKELISYLKENTDVLTKIKEKGVLDEALEKEISDNINKFKKK